The following are from one region of the Salvelinus fontinalis isolate EN_2023a chromosome 5, ASM2944872v1, whole genome shotgun sequence genome:
- the LOC129855047 gene encoding Golgi apparatus protein 1-like, which translates to MAACRRVPLLLLMSVLLYMHPIRGQKSANSVIANTAVRVNIQAQNQAAVPAAVNGGSPVVAASPPRRRTSVWKLAEEGACREDLTRLCPKYSWNNNLAVLECLQDRKEETEIAADCNHLLWNYKLNLTTDPKFESVAVEVCKTTITDIKECAAEERGKGYLVSCLVDHRGNITEYQCNQYITKMTSIVFSDYRLICGFMDNCREDINSLHCGSISTGEKDVHSQGEVIACLEKGLVREAEEQPGAHAIRPDCKKAIMRVAELSSDDFHLDRYLYFSCREDRERFCENTPAGEGRVYKCLFNHKFEEAMSEKCREALTTRQKLITQDYKVSYSLAKACKTDLRKYRCSVDTNMPRAREARLSYLLLCLESAVHRGRTVSGECQGEMLDYRRMLMEDFSLSPEIVLHCRGEIEAHCSGLHRKGRTLHCLMRVGRGDMGTIDNLCQKALQTLIQEADPGADYRIDRALNEACESVIQTACKHIRNGDPMILSCLMEHLYTEKMVEDCEHRLLELQYFIARDWKLDPILYKKCQGDASRLCHTHGWNETSEMMPPGAIFSCLYRHAYRTEEQGRRLSRDCKVEVQRILHQRALDVKLDPELQRRCMTDLGKWCSEKTESGQELECLQDHLEELVSECRDVVGNLTELASEDIQIETLLMRACEPVIQSHCHEVADNQIDTGDLMECLVQNKHQKEMNDKCAVGVTHFQLVQIKDFRFSYKFKMACKEDVLKLCPNIKKKVDVVLCLSTTVRNDTLQDVKEQRVSVKCRKQLRVEELEMSEDVRLEPELYDSCKQDIGRLCQNVAFGNAQVIECLKENKRQLTQRCHHRVFKLQEVEMMDPELDFQLMRVCKQMIRRFCTEADAKNMLQCLKQNKNSELMDPKCKQMITKRQITQNTDYRLNPVLRKSCKADIPKFCQNILNKATGDSELEGQVVSCLKLKYADQRLSPDCEDQIRVILQESALDYRLDPQLQIHCTDEISRLCPEEAAAQEQTGQVEECLKVNLLKIKVEGCKKEVLNILKESKADIFVDPVLHTACALDIKHQCAAIPPGRGRQMSCLMEALQDKRVRLQPECKKRLQDRIDMWSYAAKVAPAEGFSDLAMQVMTSPSKTYILAMIGLSVCILFLFGLLCGRITKRLMQEQKDR; encoded by the exons gAAACCGAGATCGCTGCTGACTGCAACCAT CTCCTGTGGAACTACAAGCTGAACCTGACGACTGACCCCAAGTTTGAGTCTGTGGCTGTGGAGGTGTGCAAGACCACCATCACCGAC aTAAAAGAATGTGCggcggaggagagaggaaagggctACCTGGTGTCCTGCCTGGTGGATCACCGCGGCAACATCACGGAGTACCAGTGCAACCAGTACATCACCAAGATGACCAGCATTGTGTTCAGCGACTACCGCCTCATCTGTGGCTTCATGGACAATTGCCGCGAGGACATCAACAGCCTGCACTGTGGCAGCATATCCACCGGCGAGAAG GACGTGCACTCCCAAGGTGAGGTGATAGCATGCCTGGAGAAGGGTCTGGTCAGGGAGGCAGAGGAGCAGCCCGGGGCCCATGCCATCAGGCCTGACTGTAAGAAGGCCATCATGCGTGTGGCCGAACTCTCCTCAGACGACTTCCACCTGGACAGGTACCTCTACTTTTCCTGCCGGGAGGACCGTGAGCGCTTCTGTGAAAAT ACTCCAGCCGGAGAGGGCAGAGTCTACAAGTGTCTCTTCAACCACAAGTTTGAGGAGGCCATGTCTGAAAAG TGCAGAGAGGCTCTGACCACGCGTCAGAAGCTGATTACCCAGGACTACAAGGTGAGCTACTCCCTGGCCAAGGCCTGCAAGACAGACCTGAGGAAGTACCGCTGCAGTGTGGACACCAACATGCCCCGTGCACGCGAGGCccgcctctcctacctgctgctcTGTCTGGAGTCTGCCGTACACAGAG GTCGTACGGTGAGCGGTGAGTGTCAGGGGGAGATGTTGGACTACAGGAGGATGTTGATGGAGGACTTCTCTTTAAGCCCTGAGATCGTGCTGCACTGCCGTGGGGAGATCGAGGCCCATTGCTCCGGCCTCCACCGCAAGGGACGCACCCTGCACTGCCTCATGAGGGTGGGCCGAGGAGACATGGGCACCATTGACAACCTCTGCCAGAAAGCT ctCCAGACACTGATCCAGGAGGCTGATCCTGGGGCAGACTACCGTATCGACCGGGCCCTGAACGAGGCTTGTGAGTCTGTCATCCAGACCGCCTGTAAACACATCCGCAACGGAGACCCCAT GATCCTGTCTTGTCTGATGGAGCACCTGTACACCGAGAAGATGGTGGAGGACTGTGAACACAGGCTGCTGGAGCTGCAGTACTTCATAGCACGGGACTGGAA ACTGGACCCCATCCTCTATAAGAAGTGCCAGGGCGATGCCTCCCGTCTGTGCCACACCCACGGCTGGAACGAGACAAGTGAGATGATGCCACCTGGTGCCATCTTCTCCTGTCTGTACCGCCACGCTTACCGCACAGAGGAGCAGGGACGGCGG CTGTCCCGGGACTGTAAAGTGGAGGTGCAGCGTATCCTCCACCAGAGGGCGCTGGATGTGAAGCTGGACCCCGAGCTGCAGAGACGCTGTATGACTGACCTGGGGAAGTGGTGCAGTGAGAAGACTGAGTCTGGACAG GAACTGGAGTGTCTACAGGATCACCTAGAGGAGCTGGTGTCAGAGTGCAGGGATGTGGTGGGGAACCTGACTGAACTGGCGTCTgag GACATTCAGATTGAGACCCTGCTGATGAGAGCCTGTGAGCCAGTCATCCAGTCGCACTGTCAC GAGGTGGCAGATAACCAGATCGACACGGGGGATTTGATGGAGTGTCTGGTGCAAAACAAACACCAGAAGGAGATGAACGACAAGTGTGCTGTGGGAGTCACACATTTCCAACTG GTCCAGATTAAGGACTTCCGTTTCTCCTACAAGTTTAAGATGGCCTGCAAAGAGGATGTGCTCAAACTCTGCCCCAACATCAAGAAGAA GGTGGATGTAGTGCTCTGTCTAAGCACCACGGTGAGGAACGACACTCTTCAGGACGTCAAGGAGCAGCGCGTGTCTGTCAAGTGTCGTAAGCAGCTGAGGGTGGAGGAGCTGGAGATGTCTGAGGATGTCCGCCTGGAGCCTGAGCTCTACGACTCCTGTAAGCAGGACATCGGGAGGCTGTGCCAGAACGTGGCCTTCGGGAATGCCCAG GTGATAGAATGTCTGAAGGAGAACAAGAGGCAGCTGACCCAGCGCTGTCACCACAGGGTGTTCAAGCTGCAGGAGGTAGAGATGATGGACCCAGAGCTGGACTTCCAACTCATGAGGGTCTGCAAGCAGATGATTCGG CGGTTCTGTACTGAGGCTGATGCCAAGAACATGCTGCAGTGCCTGAAGCAGAACAAGAACAGCGAGCTGATGGACCCCAAGTGTAAACAGATGATCACCAAGAGACAGATCACACAGAACACAG actacaggttgaacccagtgCTGAGGAAGTCGTGTAAGGCTGACATCCCTAAATTCTGCCAGAACATCCTGAACAAGGCTACAGGAGACAGTGAGCTGGAGGGACAGGTTGTGTCCTGCCTCAAACTCAAATATGCAGACCAG CGTCTGTCTCCAGACTGTGAGGACCAGATCAGAGTGATCCTACAGGAGTCAGCTCTGGACTACAGACTGGACCCGCAGCTGCAGATTCACTGCACTGATGAG ATCTCTCGGCTGTGTCCAGAGGAGGCTGCAGCCCAGGAGCAGACCGGTCAAGTAGAGGAGTGTCTTAAAGTCAACCTCCTCAAGATCAAAGTGGAGGGCTGCAagaag GAGGTTCTGAACATTCTGAAGGAGAGTAAGGCAGACATCTTTGTGGACCCTGTCCTCCACACGGCCTGCGCTTTGGACATCAAGCACCAGTGTGCTGCCATTCCACCAGGACGAGGACGCC AGATGTCCTGTCTGATGGAGGCTCTGCAGGACAAGAGGGTGCGTCTGCAGCCAGAGTGTAAGAAGAGACTGCAGGACCGCATCGACATGTGGAGCTACGCAGCCAAG GTGGCCCCGGCCGAAGGCTTCTCAGACCTGGCCATGCAGGTGATGACCTCACCCTCCAAGACCTACATCCTGGCTATGATTGGCCTGAGTGTGTGCATTCTCTTCCTGTTTGGACTGCTGTGTGGCCGCATCACCAAGCGATTAATGCAGGAGCAGAAggacaggtag